A single genomic interval of Piliocolobus tephrosceles isolate RC106 chromosome 7, ASM277652v3, whole genome shotgun sequence harbors:
- the FAM83H gene encoding protein FAM83H isoform X2, whose amino-acid sequence MARRSQSSSQGDNPLAPGYLPPHYKEYYRLAVDALAEGGSEAYSRFLATEGAPDFLCPEELEHVSRHLRPPQYVTREPPEGSLLDVDMDGSSGTYWPVNSDQAVPELDLGWPLTFGFQGTEVTTLVQPPPPDSPSIKDEARRMIRSAQQVVAVVMDMFTDVDLLSEVLEAAARRVPVYILLDEMNAQHFLDMADKCRVNLHHVDVSSREWEIGEDRWQRSDSPPSPVPAGTDCGGPHLLLPHWEVLQGPRQGEVPAGGLCRGDEWELQVRPRGSLTPFSGASSCSPSTPFPHQGPPCQEPLSCSPLHSLAGPRSLQTSHPCVLPAPPDAHGAAVPSLQLGLTLALTPHSFMWSFEKIHRSLAHVFQGELVSSFDEEFRILFAQSEPLVPSAAALARMDAYALAPYAGAGPLVGVPGVGAPTPFSFPKRAHLLFPPPREEGLGFPSFLDPDRHFLSAFRREEPPRMPGGALEPHAGLRPLSRRLEAEAGPAGELAGARGFFQARHLEMDAFKRHSFATEGAGAVENFAAARQVSRQTFLSHGDDFRFQTSHFHRDQLYQQQYQWDPQLAPARPQGLFEKLRGGRAGFADPDDFTLGAGPRFPELGPDGHQRLDYVPSSASREVRHGSDPAFGPGPRGLEPSGAPRPNLTQRFPCQAAARPGPDSAPEAEPERRGGPEGRAGLRRWRLASYLSGCHGEDGGDDGLPAPMEAEAYEDDVLAPGARAAAGDLLPSAFRVPAAFPTKVPVPGSGSGGGNGPEREGPEEPGLAKQDSFRSRLNPLVQRSSRLRSSLIFSTSQAEGAAGTAAATEKVQLLHKEQTVSETLGPGGEAVRSAASTKVAELLEKYKGPTRDSGGGVGAITVANHSKTVVSQAWREEVAAPGGVGGERRSLESCLLDLRDSFAQQLHQEAERQPGAASLTAAQLLDTLGRSGSDRLPSRFLSAQGRSTSPEGLDSPLPLEGPGAHQVLHNEPKGSPTSAYPERKGSPTPGFSTRKGSPTTGFIEQKGSPTSAYPERRGSPVPPVPERRGSPVPPVPERRGSLTLTFSGESPKAGPVEEGPSGPMEVLRKGSLRLRQLLSPKGERRLEDEGGFPVPQENGQPESPRRPSLGRGDSTEAATGEERGPRARLTSATANALYSSNLRDDTKAILEQISAHGQKHRAVPAPGPGPSHSSPELGRPPAAGGLAPDMSDKDKCSAIFRSDSLGTQGRLSRTLPASAEERDRLLRRMESMRKEKRVYSRFEVFCKKEEASGPGAGEGPAEEGTRDSKVGKFVPKILGTFKGKKIIFLV is encoded by the exons ATGGCCCGTCGCTCCCAGAGCTCCTCGCAGGGGGACAACCCGCTGGCACCCGGGTACCTGCCGCCTCACTACAAAGAGTACTACCGCCTGGCGGTGGATGCACTGGCCGAGGGTGGCTCGGAGGCCTACAGCCGCTTCCTGGCGACTGAGGGGGCACCGGACTTCCTGTGCCCTGAAGAGCTGGAACATGTGAGCCGACACCTTCGGCCTCCACAGTATGTTACCCGAGAGCCACCTGAAGGCAGCCTTCTCGACGTGGACATGGATGGATCCTCGGGTACATACTGGCCAGTGAACTCAGACCAGGCCGTGCCTGAGCTTGACCTGGGCTGGCCTCTGACCTTCGGCTTCCAGGGCACCGAGGTGACCACCTTGgtgcagccaccacctcctgACAGCCCCAGCATCAAGGATGAGGCCCGCAGGATGATCCGTTCTGCCCAGCAG GTGGTGGCTGTGGTGATGGACATGTTCACTGATGTGGACCTGCTCAGCGAAGTGCTGGAGGCCGCCGCCCGTCGCGTCCCAGTCTACATCCTGCTGGATGAGATGAACGCGCAGCACTTCCTGGACATGGCCGACAAGTGCCGTGTCAACCTGCACCACGTGGATGTGAGTTCCCGGGAGTGGGAGATTGGGGAGGACCGCTGGCAGAGATCTgactcccctccctccccagttCCTGCGGGTACGGACTGTGGCGGGCCCCACCTACTACTGCCGCACTGGGAAGTCCTTCAAGGGCCACGTCAAGGAGAAGTTCCTGCTGGTGGACTGTGCCGTGGTGATGAGTGGGAGCTACAGGTGCGCCCGCGAGGTTCCCTCACCCCCTTCTCTGGGGCCTcctcctgtagccccagcacccCCTTTCCACACCAGGGCCCTCCTTGCCAGGAGCCCTTGTCCTGTAGCCCCCTGCACAGCCTAGCAGGGCCCAGGTCCTTGCAGACCTCACATCCCTGCGTCCTCCCCGCCCCACCCGATGCCCACGGGGCTGCAGTGCCCTCGCTCCAGCTCGGTTTGACTCTGGCCCTGACCCCCCACAGCTTCATGTGGTCCTTTGAGAAGATCCACCGCAGCCTGGCACACGTGTTCCAAGGAGAGCTGGTCTCCAGCTTCGATGAGGAGTTCCGCATCCTCTTCGCGCAGTCCGAGCCGCTTGTGCCCTCGGCCGCGGCCCTGGCCCGCATGGATGCCTATGCCCTGGCTCCGTATGCCGGGGCCGGGCCCCTCGTGGGCGTCCCTGGGGTCGGGGCGCCAACCCCTTTCTCCTTCCCGAAACGAGCGCACCTCCTGTTCCCGCCACCCCGGGAAGAGGGCCTGGGCTTCCCCTCCTTCCTCGACCCGGACCGCCACTTCCTGTCGGCCTTCCGCCGGGAGGAGCCTCCGCGGATGCCGGGGGGCGCACTGGAGCCGCACGCGGGGCTGCGGCCGCTCTCGCGACGCCTGGAGGCCGAGGCCGGGCCGGCTGGGGAGCTCGCGGGCGCGCGGGGCTTCTTCCAGGCGCGGCACCTGGAGATGGACGCCTTCAAGCGGCACAGCTTCGCGACCGAGGGCGCCGGCGCCGTGGAGAACTTCGCGGCCGCGCGGCAGGTGTCGCGGCAGACGTTCCTCAGCCACGGCGACGACTTCCGCTTCCAGACCAGCCACTTCCACCGCGACCAGCTCTACCAGCAGCAGTACCAGTGGGACCCGCAGCTCGCGCCGGCGCGCCCGCAGGGCCTGTTCGAGAAGCTTCGCGGGGGCCGCGCGGGTTTCGCGGACCCGGATGACTTCACCTTGGGCGCCGGGCCCCGCTTCCCGGAGCTCGGACCCGACGGGCACCAGCGGCTGGACTACGTGCCGTCCAGCGCGTCCCGCGAGGTGCGCCACGGTTCGGACCCCGCCTTCGGGCCCGGACCCCGTGGCCTGGAGCCCAGCGGGGCCCCGCGCCCCAACCTGACCCAGCGCTTCCCATGCCAGGCGGCGGCGAGGCCTGGCCCAGACTCCGCTCCCGAGGCGGAGCCGGAGCGCAGGGGCGGGCCCGAGGGGCGGGCCGGGCTGCGGCGCTGGCGCCTGGCCTCCTACTTGAGCGGATGCCATGGCGAGGATGGGGGCGACGACGGCCTGCCGGCGCCCATGGAAGCGGAGGCTTACGAAGACGACGTGCTGGCTCCCGGGGCCCGGGCAGCTGCCGGCGACCTGCTCCCCTCAGCCTTCCGCGTCCCTGCAGCCTTCCCCACGAAGGTCCCGGTGCCAGGCTCGGGCAGCGGCGGCGGCAACGGCCCAGAGCGCGAGGGCCCGGAGGAGCCCGGCCTGGCCAAGCAGGACTCATTCCGCTCGCGCCTGAACCCCCTGGTCCAGCGCAGCTCCAGGCTGCGTTCCTCGCTCATCTTCAGCACGTCACAGGCTGAGGGCGCAGCCGGGACTGCGGCGGCCACAGAGAAGGTGCAGCTGCTGCACAAGGAGCAGACGGTCAGCGAGACGCTGGGGCCCGGAGGAGAGGCCGTACGCTCCGCGGCTTCCACCAAGGTGGCGGAGCTGCTGGAGAAGTACAAAGGCCCAACCCGCGATTCCGGCGGCGGCGTGGGCGCCATCACCGTTGCCAACCACAGCAAGACCGTCGTGTCCCAGGCGTGGCGGGAAGAGGTGGCGGCCCCAGGTGGCGTGGGTGGCGAGCGCCGCAGCCTCGAGAGCTGCCTCCTGGACCTGCGCGACTCCTTTGCGCAGCAACTGCACCAGGAGGCGGAGCGGCAGCCGGGAGCCGCCTCGCTCACCGCGGCGCAGCTGCTCGACACGCTGGGCCGGAGCGGCTCCGACCGCCTGCCCTCCCGCTTCCTCTCTGCCCAGGGCCGCTCAACCTCCCCGGAAGGGCTGGACAGCCCTCTGCCCCTGGAAGGGCCCGGGGCGCACCAGGTGCTCCATAATGAGCCAAAAGGGAGCCCCACCTCGGCTTACCCTGAGCGGAAGGGGAGCCCCACGCCCGGGTTTTCCACTCGAAAAGGAAGTCCAACTACAGGATTTATTGAGCAGAAGGGGagccccacctcagcctacccCGAGCGCAGGGGCAGTCCGGTGCCCCCAGTGCCGGAGCGCAGGG GCAGTCCGGTGCCTCCCGTGCCGGAGCGCAGGGGCAGCCTCACTCTTACCTTCTCCGGGGAGTCCCCAAAGGCCGGGCCCGTGGAGGAGGGGCCGAGCGGCCCCATGGAAGTCCTGCGCAAAGGCTCCCTGCGCCTTAGGCAGCTGCTGAGCCCCAAGGGCGAGCGGCGCCTGGAGGATGAGGGTGGCTTCCCAGTGCCGCAGGAGAACGGGCAACCTGAGAGCCCACGGCGGCCGTCACTGGGCCGGGGTGACAGCACAGAGGCCGCCACAGGAGAGGAGCGGGGCCCGCGGGCGCGCCTGACTTCAGCCACGGCCAATGCCTTGTACAGCAGCAACCTTCGGGATGACACGAAGGCCATTCTGGAGCAGATCAGCGCCCACGGCCAGAAGCACCGTGCGGTCCCTGCCCCGGGCCCTGGCCCTTCGCACAGCAGCCCCGAGCTAGGCCGTCCACCGGCTGCTGGCGGCCTGGCCCCGGATATGTCCGACAAGGACAAGTGTTCAGCCATTTTCCGCTCGGACAGCCTAGGGACCCAGGGCCGGCTGAGCCGCACGCTGCCAGCCAGCGCGGAGGAGCGCGATCGGCTGCTGCGCCGCATGGAGAGCATGCGCAAGGAGAAGCGCGTGTACAGCCGCTTTGAGGTCTTCTGCAAGAAAGAAGAGGCCAGCGGCCCTGGGGCAGGGGAAGGCCCCGCGGAGGAGGGCACCAGGGACAGCAAGGTGGGCAAGTTCGTGCCCAAGATCCTGGGCACGTTCAAAGGCAAGAA aataatttttttagtgtAA
- the FAM83H gene encoding protein FAM83H isoform X1, protein MARRSQSSSQGDNPLAPGYLPPHYKEYYRLAVDALAEGGSEAYSRFLATEGAPDFLCPEELEHVSRHLRPPQYVTREPPEGSLLDVDMDGSSGTYWPVNSDQAVPELDLGWPLTFGFQGTEVTTLVQPPPPDSPSIKDEARRMIRSAQQVVAVVMDMFTDVDLLSEVLEAAARRVPVYILLDEMNAQHFLDMADKCRVNLHHVDVSSREWEIGEDRWQRSDSPPSPVPAGTDCGGPHLLLPHWEVLQGPRQGEVPAGGLCRGDEWELQVRPRGSLTPFSGASSCSPSTPFPHQGPPCQEPLSCSPLHSLAGPRSLQTSHPCVLPAPPDAHGAAVPSLQLGLTLALTPHSFMWSFEKIHRSLAHVFQGELVSSFDEEFRILFAQSEPLVPSAAALARMDAYALAPYAGAGPLVGVPGVGAPTPFSFPKRAHLLFPPPREEGLGFPSFLDPDRHFLSAFRREEPPRMPGGALEPHAGLRPLSRRLEAEAGPAGELAGARGFFQARHLEMDAFKRHSFATEGAGAVENFAAARQVSRQTFLSHGDDFRFQTSHFHRDQLYQQQYQWDPQLAPARPQGLFEKLRGGRAGFADPDDFTLGAGPRFPELGPDGHQRLDYVPSSASREVRHGSDPAFGPGPRGLEPSGAPRPNLTQRFPCQAAARPGPDSAPEAEPERRGGPEGRAGLRRWRLASYLSGCHGEDGGDDGLPAPMEAEAYEDDVLAPGARAAAGDLLPSAFRVPAAFPTKVPVPGSGSGGGNGPEREGPEEPGLAKQDSFRSRLNPLVQRSSRLRSSLIFSTSQAEGAAGTAAATEKVQLLHKEQTVSETLGPGGEAVRSAASTKVAELLEKYKGPTRDSGGGVGAITVANHSKTVVSQAWREEVAAPGGVGGERRSLESCLLDLRDSFAQQLHQEAERQPGAASLTAAQLLDTLGRSGSDRLPSRFLSAQGRSTSPEGLDSPLPLEGPGAHQVLHNEPKGSPTSAYPERKGSPTPGFSTRKGSPTTGFIEQKGSPTSAYPERRGSPVPPVPERRGSPVPPVPERRGSPVPPVPERRGSLTLTFSGESPKAGPVEEGPSGPMEVLRKGSLRLRQLLSPKGERRLEDEGGFPVPQENGQPESPRRPSLGRGDSTEAATGEERGPRARLTSATANALYSSNLRDDTKAILEQISAHGQKHRAVPAPGPGPSHSSPELGRPPAAGGLAPDMSDKDKCSAIFRSDSLGTQGRLSRTLPASAEERDRLLRRMESMRKEKRVYSRFEVFCKKEEASGPGAGEGPAEEGTRDSKVGKFVPKILGTFKGKKIIFLV, encoded by the exons ATGGCCCGTCGCTCCCAGAGCTCCTCGCAGGGGGACAACCCGCTGGCACCCGGGTACCTGCCGCCTCACTACAAAGAGTACTACCGCCTGGCGGTGGATGCACTGGCCGAGGGTGGCTCGGAGGCCTACAGCCGCTTCCTGGCGACTGAGGGGGCACCGGACTTCCTGTGCCCTGAAGAGCTGGAACATGTGAGCCGACACCTTCGGCCTCCACAGTATGTTACCCGAGAGCCACCTGAAGGCAGCCTTCTCGACGTGGACATGGATGGATCCTCGGGTACATACTGGCCAGTGAACTCAGACCAGGCCGTGCCTGAGCTTGACCTGGGCTGGCCTCTGACCTTCGGCTTCCAGGGCACCGAGGTGACCACCTTGgtgcagccaccacctcctgACAGCCCCAGCATCAAGGATGAGGCCCGCAGGATGATCCGTTCTGCCCAGCAG GTGGTGGCTGTGGTGATGGACATGTTCACTGATGTGGACCTGCTCAGCGAAGTGCTGGAGGCCGCCGCCCGTCGCGTCCCAGTCTACATCCTGCTGGATGAGATGAACGCGCAGCACTTCCTGGACATGGCCGACAAGTGCCGTGTCAACCTGCACCACGTGGATGTGAGTTCCCGGGAGTGGGAGATTGGGGAGGACCGCTGGCAGAGATCTgactcccctccctccccagttCCTGCGGGTACGGACTGTGGCGGGCCCCACCTACTACTGCCGCACTGGGAAGTCCTTCAAGGGCCACGTCAAGGAGAAGTTCCTGCTGGTGGACTGTGCCGTGGTGATGAGTGGGAGCTACAGGTGCGCCCGCGAGGTTCCCTCACCCCCTTCTCTGGGGCCTcctcctgtagccccagcacccCCTTTCCACACCAGGGCCCTCCTTGCCAGGAGCCCTTGTCCTGTAGCCCCCTGCACAGCCTAGCAGGGCCCAGGTCCTTGCAGACCTCACATCCCTGCGTCCTCCCCGCCCCACCCGATGCCCACGGGGCTGCAGTGCCCTCGCTCCAGCTCGGTTTGACTCTGGCCCTGACCCCCCACAGCTTCATGTGGTCCTTTGAGAAGATCCACCGCAGCCTGGCACACGTGTTCCAAGGAGAGCTGGTCTCCAGCTTCGATGAGGAGTTCCGCATCCTCTTCGCGCAGTCCGAGCCGCTTGTGCCCTCGGCCGCGGCCCTGGCCCGCATGGATGCCTATGCCCTGGCTCCGTATGCCGGGGCCGGGCCCCTCGTGGGCGTCCCTGGGGTCGGGGCGCCAACCCCTTTCTCCTTCCCGAAACGAGCGCACCTCCTGTTCCCGCCACCCCGGGAAGAGGGCCTGGGCTTCCCCTCCTTCCTCGACCCGGACCGCCACTTCCTGTCGGCCTTCCGCCGGGAGGAGCCTCCGCGGATGCCGGGGGGCGCACTGGAGCCGCACGCGGGGCTGCGGCCGCTCTCGCGACGCCTGGAGGCCGAGGCCGGGCCGGCTGGGGAGCTCGCGGGCGCGCGGGGCTTCTTCCAGGCGCGGCACCTGGAGATGGACGCCTTCAAGCGGCACAGCTTCGCGACCGAGGGCGCCGGCGCCGTGGAGAACTTCGCGGCCGCGCGGCAGGTGTCGCGGCAGACGTTCCTCAGCCACGGCGACGACTTCCGCTTCCAGACCAGCCACTTCCACCGCGACCAGCTCTACCAGCAGCAGTACCAGTGGGACCCGCAGCTCGCGCCGGCGCGCCCGCAGGGCCTGTTCGAGAAGCTTCGCGGGGGCCGCGCGGGTTTCGCGGACCCGGATGACTTCACCTTGGGCGCCGGGCCCCGCTTCCCGGAGCTCGGACCCGACGGGCACCAGCGGCTGGACTACGTGCCGTCCAGCGCGTCCCGCGAGGTGCGCCACGGTTCGGACCCCGCCTTCGGGCCCGGACCCCGTGGCCTGGAGCCCAGCGGGGCCCCGCGCCCCAACCTGACCCAGCGCTTCCCATGCCAGGCGGCGGCGAGGCCTGGCCCAGACTCCGCTCCCGAGGCGGAGCCGGAGCGCAGGGGCGGGCCCGAGGGGCGGGCCGGGCTGCGGCGCTGGCGCCTGGCCTCCTACTTGAGCGGATGCCATGGCGAGGATGGGGGCGACGACGGCCTGCCGGCGCCCATGGAAGCGGAGGCTTACGAAGACGACGTGCTGGCTCCCGGGGCCCGGGCAGCTGCCGGCGACCTGCTCCCCTCAGCCTTCCGCGTCCCTGCAGCCTTCCCCACGAAGGTCCCGGTGCCAGGCTCGGGCAGCGGCGGCGGCAACGGCCCAGAGCGCGAGGGCCCGGAGGAGCCCGGCCTGGCCAAGCAGGACTCATTCCGCTCGCGCCTGAACCCCCTGGTCCAGCGCAGCTCCAGGCTGCGTTCCTCGCTCATCTTCAGCACGTCACAGGCTGAGGGCGCAGCCGGGACTGCGGCGGCCACAGAGAAGGTGCAGCTGCTGCACAAGGAGCAGACGGTCAGCGAGACGCTGGGGCCCGGAGGAGAGGCCGTACGCTCCGCGGCTTCCACCAAGGTGGCGGAGCTGCTGGAGAAGTACAAAGGCCCAACCCGCGATTCCGGCGGCGGCGTGGGCGCCATCACCGTTGCCAACCACAGCAAGACCGTCGTGTCCCAGGCGTGGCGGGAAGAGGTGGCGGCCCCAGGTGGCGTGGGTGGCGAGCGCCGCAGCCTCGAGAGCTGCCTCCTGGACCTGCGCGACTCCTTTGCGCAGCAACTGCACCAGGAGGCGGAGCGGCAGCCGGGAGCCGCCTCGCTCACCGCGGCGCAGCTGCTCGACACGCTGGGCCGGAGCGGCTCCGACCGCCTGCCCTCCCGCTTCCTCTCTGCCCAGGGCCGCTCAACCTCCCCGGAAGGGCTGGACAGCCCTCTGCCCCTGGAAGGGCCCGGGGCGCACCAGGTGCTCCATAATGAGCCAAAAGGGAGCCCCACCTCGGCTTACCCTGAGCGGAAGGGGAGCCCCACGCCCGGGTTTTCCACTCGAAAAGGAAGTCCAACTACAGGATTTATTGAGCAGAAGGGGagccccacctcagcctacccCGAGCGCAGGGGCAGTCCGGTGCCCCCAGTGCCGGAGCGCAGGGGCAGTCCGGTGCCCCCCGTGCCGGAGCGCAGAGGCAGTCCGGTGCCTCCCGTGCCGGAGCGCAGGGGCAGCCTCACTCTTACCTTCTCCGGGGAGTCCCCAAAGGCCGGGCCCGTGGAGGAGGGGCCGAGCGGCCCCATGGAAGTCCTGCGCAAAGGCTCCCTGCGCCTTAGGCAGCTGCTGAGCCCCAAGGGCGAGCGGCGCCTGGAGGATGAGGGTGGCTTCCCAGTGCCGCAGGAGAACGGGCAACCTGAGAGCCCACGGCGGCCGTCACTGGGCCGGGGTGACAGCACAGAGGCCGCCACAGGAGAGGAGCGGGGCCCGCGGGCGCGCCTGACTTCAGCCACGGCCAATGCCTTGTACAGCAGCAACCTTCGGGATGACACGAAGGCCATTCTGGAGCAGATCAGCGCCCACGGCCAGAAGCACCGTGCGGTCCCTGCCCCGGGCCCTGGCCCTTCGCACAGCAGCCCCGAGCTAGGCCGTCCACCGGCTGCTGGCGGCCTGGCCCCGGATATGTCCGACAAGGACAAGTGTTCAGCCATTTTCCGCTCGGACAGCCTAGGGACCCAGGGCCGGCTGAGCCGCACGCTGCCAGCCAGCGCGGAGGAGCGCGATCGGCTGCTGCGCCGCATGGAGAGCATGCGCAAGGAGAAGCGCGTGTACAGCCGCTTTGAGGTCTTCTGCAAGAAAGAAGAGGCCAGCGGCCCTGGGGCAGGGGAAGGCCCCGCGGAGGAGGGCACCAGGGACAGCAAGGTGGGCAAGTTCGTGCCCAAGATCCTGGGCACGTTCAAAGGCAAGAA aataatttttttagtgtAA